In a single window of the Delftia tsuruhatensis genome:
- a CDS encoding xanthine dehydrogenase family protein molybdopterin-binding subunit, producing MPQRPSNERGRTAGSAISLRRRHLLQSAAALLVAPAAGSLLIPLAQAAPAEAGAAAATASSIGDWVWIEPSGQVVIGVSQCEVGQGIYTGLPQVLADELDADWASVTVRFVTGRDAYRNDAGEMPFQQFVGASMSMNYFYERMRLAGAQARDVLLRAGASRLGVRASQCMTRAGRVLHPATGRSVGYGEIVADASSLPLAARPRMKSASEQGLIGRNLRRVDTPSKVDGSAVFGIDVEVPGMLIGAVRMAPSVTGRIVRIRNEAEVRARPGVHAVVRTTQWPDPEPSTVVVVADSYWIAKQAVDALDIEFDAGAAAAVDSERIHAQFVAGLSNDKAVVARSLGKPREVLAAGKTITADYHSPYITHATMEPLAATVHVRDGEVETWGPYQGQDFLRGELGKACGVPADKVIVHTTFLGGSFGRKYMPDFALHAAAASKAVGRPVKVIRSREDDIRHSYYRPGASGRLSAVLGADGMPAALHARISGQSLYGAINPKKMADAGGWDETMVESIYDLIYGVPNLLVDAVDVQQPIPLSYLRSVGTTSSVFFLESFISELAHTAGVDDYQYRRRLLAGQPLALGVLDAAAQAARWEQPAPAGLHRAMTFNVYTGRGESFQTFVALVMELRAVEGRVRLERAICAIDAGRVVNPGLVKANVEGGIGFALTNTFKSRLVFDKGVVQQSNFHDYPLLQLSEMPRVEVVLVESDRPPQGCGEVALGPTAPAVATALFHATGRRFRSMPLPQDIAST from the coding sequence ATGCCGCAGCGTCCAAGCAATGAACGGGGCCGCACGGCCGGCTCTGCCATCTCGCTGCGGCGCAGGCATCTGCTCCAGAGCGCTGCCGCGCTGCTGGTGGCGCCTGCTGCCGGCAGCCTGCTGATTCCGCTGGCGCAGGCCGCGCCAGCGGAGGCGGGTGCAGCGGCAGCAACGGCCTCCTCCATCGGCGACTGGGTCTGGATCGAGCCTTCGGGCCAGGTGGTGATCGGCGTGTCGCAGTGCGAGGTGGGCCAGGGCATCTACACGGGCCTGCCCCAGGTGCTGGCCGACGAGCTTGATGCCGACTGGGCCAGCGTGACCGTGCGCTTCGTCACGGGTCGCGACGCCTATCGCAACGATGCGGGCGAGATGCCGTTCCAGCAGTTCGTGGGTGCGTCGATGTCGATGAACTATTTCTACGAGCGCATGCGCCTGGCCGGCGCCCAGGCGCGCGATGTGCTGCTGCGCGCCGGCGCAAGCCGCCTGGGTGTGCGTGCGTCCCAGTGCATGACGCGTGCCGGCCGCGTGCTGCACCCCGCGACGGGCCGCAGCGTGGGCTATGGCGAGATCGTGGCCGATGCCTCCAGTCTGCCCCTGGCCGCGCGGCCGCGCATGAAGTCGGCTTCCGAGCAGGGCCTGATCGGCCGCAACCTGCGCCGTGTGGATACGCCTTCCAAGGTCGACGGCAGCGCGGTGTTCGGCATCGATGTCGAGGTGCCCGGCATGCTGATCGGCGCCGTGCGCATGGCGCCCAGCGTGACGGGGCGCATCGTGCGCATCCGCAACGAGGCAGAGGTGCGCGCGCGCCCCGGCGTGCATGCCGTCGTGCGCACCACGCAGTGGCCCGACCCCGAGCCCAGCACCGTGGTCGTGGTGGCCGATTCGTACTGGATTGCCAAGCAGGCTGTCGATGCGCTGGACATCGAATTCGACGCCGGCGCGGCGGCAGCCGTGGACAGCGAGCGCATCCATGCGCAGTTCGTCGCAGGCTTGTCGAACGACAAGGCCGTCGTGGCCCGCAGCCTGGGCAAGCCGCGTGAAGTGCTGGCGGCGGGCAAGACCATCACGGCCGACTACCACTCGCCCTACATCACGCACGCCACCATGGAGCCGCTGGCCGCCACCGTGCATGTGCGCGACGGCGAGGTCGAGACCTGGGGGCCCTACCAGGGCCAGGACTTCCTGCGCGGCGAACTCGGCAAGGCCTGCGGCGTGCCTGCAGACAAGGTGATCGTGCACACCACGTTCCTGGGCGGCAGCTTCGGGCGCAAGTACATGCCCGACTTCGCCCTGCATGCGGCGGCGGCGTCCAAGGCCGTGGGCCGGCCCGTCAAGGTCATCCGCTCGCGCGAGGACGACATACGGCATTCCTACTACCGGCCCGGCGCATCGGGGCGCTTGAGCGCCGTGCTCGGCGCCGACGGCATGCCGGCCGCGCTGCATGCGCGCATCTCGGGACAGTCGCTGTACGGGGCCATCAACCCCAAGAAGATGGCCGATGCAGGCGGCTGGGACGAGACCATGGTCGAGTCCATCTACGACCTGATCTACGGCGTGCCCAACCTGCTGGTGGATGCCGTGGACGTGCAGCAGCCCATACCGCTGAGCTACCTGCGCAGCGTGGGCACCACGTCCAGCGTGTTCTTCCTGGAGAGCTTCATCAGCGAACTCGCCCACACCGCAGGCGTGGACGACTACCAGTACCGGCGCCGCCTGCTGGCCGGCCAGCCGCTGGCGCTGGGCGTGCTGGATGCGGCGGCGCAGGCCGCGCGCTGGGAGCAGCCCGCGCCGGCAGGCCTGCACCGCGCCATGACCTTCAACGTCTACACGGGGCGGGGCGAGAGCTTCCAGACCTTCGTCGCGCTGGTCATGGAATTGCGTGCTGTAGAAGGCCGCGTGCGGCTGGAGCGCGCCATCTGCGCCATCGACGCGGGCCGCGTGGTCAACCCGGGCCTGGTCAAGGCCAATGTCGAGGGCGGCATCGGCTTTGCGCTGACCAACACCTTCAAGAGCCGGCTGGTCTTTGACAAGGGCGTGGTGCAGCAAAGCAATTTCCACGACTACCCGCTGCTGCAACTGTCCGAGATGCCCCGCGTGGAGGTGGTCCTGGTCGAAAGCGACAGGCCGCCCCAGGGCTGCGGCGAAGTGGCCCTGGGCCCCACGGCGCCTGCCGTGGCCACGGCCCTGTTCCATGCCACGGGCCGCCGGTTTCGCTCCATGCCGCTGCCGCAGGACATCGCGTCCACCTGA
- a CDS encoding TetR/AcrR family transcriptional regulator: MPPQKKPADSAPKKPRRNSGRPLADDAVGRDIILQTTVNLLKTRTPEQLSILEIAAAAGVTRALVRYYFSSLKGLLQEVTESLMQELQNRMEVALRTQGTVEERVYQRLLLRLDFMREHPQFERLALSEIYHYESEEEPPPSGTPLQRITRRGLELTSTMLMDGAQASHPAQVDPRFIHLAILSISAFLPTARPLLAELFGEGPQADQQVEHYLRFMSHLLAERIRQDAPAQDHPPHPGHHPD, translated from the coding sequence ATGCCGCCCCAAAAGAAGCCTGCCGATTCCGCGCCCAAGAAGCCCCGCCGCAACAGCGGCCGCCCGCTGGCCGACGATGCCGTCGGCCGGGACATCATCCTGCAGACCACGGTCAACCTGCTCAAGACCCGCACGCCGGAGCAACTGAGCATTCTGGAAATCGCGGCAGCGGCCGGCGTCACGCGGGCGCTGGTGCGCTACTACTTCAGCAGCCTCAAGGGACTGCTGCAGGAAGTGACGGAGTCCCTGATGCAGGAGCTGCAAAACCGCATGGAAGTGGCGCTCAGGACGCAGGGCACGGTGGAAGAGCGCGTCTACCAGCGCCTGCTGCTGCGGCTGGATTTCATGCGCGAGCACCCGCAGTTCGAGCGGCTGGCGCTGTCCGAGATCTACCACTATGAAAGCGAAGAAGAGCCTCCGCCCTCGGGCACGCCGCTGCAGCGCATCACGCGGCGCGGGCTGGAGCTGACCTCGACCATGCTGATGGACGGAGCGCAGGCCAGCCACCCGGCACAGGTGGACCCGCGCTTCATCCACCTGGCCATCCTCAGCATTTCGGCCTTCCTGCCCACGGCACGGCCGCTGCTGGCCGAACTGTTCGGGGAAGGGCCGCAGGCAGACCAGCAGGTCGAGCACTATCTGCGCTTCATGTCCCACCTGCTGGCCGAGCGCATCAGGCAGGATGCGCCGGCGCAAGACCACCCACCACACCCGGGCCACCACCCGGATTGA
- a CDS encoding Bug family tripartite tricarboxylate transporter substrate binding protein: MKAKRKTLALGMALAMALLAGSAQAQAYPHKPVTIVVAYPAGGDTDALARLLGEKLSARIGQSVLVDNRAGASGTIGSSYVAKAPADGYTLLLAPNTFAMAQLVLKLGAGHGYDVLNGFTPVIEVGSTSLFLVAGPGAGVRTLKEAVSASQGRSLGYATPGNGSPMHFLGEMVRRATGARFESIPYKGVAPAVTDVVGGHVPFTYSTLGSIAPYLPGGKLVALAVADAQRSPLAPDVPTLAELGYKDVELTAWYGLFGPRNMPADVVRLLNTHLNEVLKMPDVVARMATLGTVPVGGPPQRLGKTNASDFERFGRLVKELGIQSD; this comes from the coding sequence ATGAAAGCGAAACGCAAAACGCTTGCCCTAGGCATGGCCCTGGCCATGGCCCTGCTGGCCGGTTCTGCCCAGGCGCAGGCCTATCCCCACAAGCCCGTCACCATCGTCGTGGCCTATCCCGCAGGCGGTGACACCGATGCGCTGGCGCGCCTGCTGGGCGAGAAGCTGTCGGCCCGCATCGGACAGTCGGTGCTTGTGGACAACCGCGCAGGCGCCAGCGGCACCATCGGCAGCAGCTATGTGGCCAAGGCGCCGGCCGATGGCTATACGCTGCTGCTGGCGCCCAATACCTTTGCCATGGCCCAGCTGGTGCTCAAGCTGGGCGCAGGCCACGGATATGACGTGCTCAACGGATTCACGCCCGTGATCGAGGTCGGCTCCACATCGCTGTTCCTTGTCGCCGGGCCCGGCGCGGGCGTGCGCACGCTCAAGGAGGCCGTTTCCGCGAGCCAGGGCCGTTCGCTGGGCTACGCCACCCCGGGCAATGGCTCGCCCATGCACTTTCTGGGCGAGATGGTCCGGCGCGCCACGGGCGCCCGCTTCGAGTCCATCCCCTACAAGGGCGTGGCGCCTGCGGTCACGGACGTGGTGGGCGGCCATGTGCCCTTCACCTACAGCACGCTGGGCTCCATCGCGCCCTACCTGCCCGGCGGCAAGCTGGTGGCGCTGGCCGTGGCCGACGCCCAACGCTCGCCGCTTGCGCCCGACGTGCCCACGCTGGCCGAGCTGGGCTACAAGGACGTGGAGCTGACCGCCTGGTATGGCCTGTTCGGCCCCCGGAACATGCCTGCCGACGTGGTCAGGCTGCTGAATACGCACCTCAACGAGGTCCTCAAGATGCCCGACGTGGTGGCACGCATGGCCACGCTGGGAACTGTCCCTGTGGGCGGCCCGCCGCAGCGCCTGGGCAAGACCAATGCCAGCGACTTCGAGCGCTTCGGGCGGCTGGTCAAGGAGCTGGGCATACAGTCCGACTGA
- the glp gene encoding gephyrin-like molybdotransferase Glp → MTATFQPASAPTASAQDLSVDQALSQLASLLQPLGPVVDVETLALADALDRMLAEDIVSPIDVPAHDNAAMDGYAFDGSQLQAGAPLVLRVVGQALAGKPWHGTVRAGECIKIMTGAVLPAGLDTVIAHERTEPADATSPDHVRIPAGSVRTGDNRRRRGEDLSQGCVALAAGQRLHPAALGLIASLGQSQVHVRRRLRVAYFSTGDEILHPGTALREGAVYDSNRFSLIGLLQRMGVKVLDLGVVADQPEALQERLREAASLADVVLTSGGISAGEADHTRAMLQRMGSVHFWRLAMRPGRPLAVGLLQPDAGTPFAASRPPARTTVLIGLPGNPVAAMVSFLVFVRPALLQLMGAAAVDGEPAALPQAVAAQALSKRPGRTEYQRGILSKGADGRCMVRTTGPQGSGVLSSMAEADCLIVLEHERAAVQAGETVSILPLQAFP, encoded by the coding sequence ATGACCGCCACCTTCCAGCCCGCCTCCGCCCCCACCGCCTCCGCCCAGGACCTGAGCGTTGATCAGGCACTGTCCCAGCTGGCCAGCCTGCTGCAGCCCCTGGGCCCGGTGGTGGACGTGGAAACGCTGGCGCTGGCCGACGCGCTGGACCGGATGCTGGCTGAAGACATCGTCTCCCCCATCGACGTGCCCGCGCATGACAATGCCGCCATGGATGGCTATGCCTTCGACGGCAGCCAGCTGCAGGCCGGCGCCCCGCTGGTGCTGCGCGTGGTCGGCCAGGCCCTGGCCGGCAAGCCCTGGCATGGCACGGTGCGGGCGGGCGAGTGCATCAAGATCATGACGGGCGCCGTGCTGCCGGCCGGTCTGGACACGGTGATCGCGCACGAACGCACCGAACCCGCCGATGCGACCTCGCCCGACCATGTACGCATTCCCGCCGGCAGCGTGCGCACCGGAGACAACCGCCGCAGGCGCGGCGAGGATCTGAGCCAGGGCTGCGTGGCGCTGGCGGCGGGCCAGCGCCTGCATCCGGCGGCCCTGGGCCTGATCGCCAGCCTGGGCCAGTCTCAGGTGCATGTTCGCAGGCGGCTGCGCGTGGCCTATTTCTCCACGGGCGATGAAATCCTGCACCCCGGCACGGCGCTGCGCGAAGGGGCGGTCTACGACAGCAACCGCTTCAGCCTCATCGGCCTGCTGCAGCGCATGGGCGTCAAGGTGCTGGACCTGGGCGTGGTGGCCGACCAGCCCGAAGCCTTGCAGGAGCGCCTGCGCGAAGCCGCCTCCCTGGCCGACGTGGTGCTGACCAGCGGCGGCATCAGCGCGGGCGAGGCCGACCATACGCGCGCCATGCTGCAACGCATGGGCAGCGTGCATTTCTGGCGCCTGGCCATGCGGCCGGGCCGGCCGCTGGCCGTGGGCCTGTTGCAGCCCGATGCGGGCACGCCATTTGCCGCCAGCCGGCCACCGGCACGCACCACGGTACTGATCGGCCTGCCCGGCAATCCCGTGGCTGCCATGGTGAGCTTTCTGGTCTTTGTACGGCCGGCGCTGCTGCAGCTCATGGGCGCCGCCGCCGTGGACGGTGAACCGGCCGCCCTGCCCCAGGCTGTGGCTGCGCAGGCCCTGTCCAAGCGGCCCGGCCGCACCGAGTACCAGCGCGGCATTCTGTCCAAGGGCGCCGATGGCCGCTGCATGGTGCGCACCACGGGGCCGCAGGGCTCGGGCGTACTCAGTTCCATGGCCGAGGCCGACTGCCTCATCGTGCTCGAACATGAGCGCGCTGCCGTGCAAGCCGGCGAAACCGTGTCCATCCTGCCGCTGCAGGCCTTTCCCTGA
- a CDS encoding TauD/TfdA dioxygenase family protein, whose protein sequence is MQVEHITPCIGSEIYGIDLSDPAQVHDHADALRKLLAERQVIFFRDQTLDPAQQVRVAQVFGKVEPVSSTFPSHPDDPHVELLISQGTRTGTDIWHADLTWQAQPPAGACLYAVDVPPTGGDTMWASMTTAFASLAPELQAYLRKLRATHNWEAPALRQSLMRRDPSGEAYRATRLKHPPLEQPVVLVHPVTGLPVAFVNSLYTTHIEGVTSDESAALIAMLSGLAKVPEWQVRFRWRKGSVAIWDNLATQHYAVNDYHPAARRMHRVAIRQA, encoded by the coding sequence ATGCAAGTCGAACACATCACCCCGTGCATAGGATCGGAGATATACGGCATCGATCTCTCGGACCCGGCGCAGGTGCATGACCATGCGGACGCGCTGCGCAAGCTGCTGGCCGAGCGCCAGGTCATCTTCTTCCGCGACCAGACGCTGGACCCTGCGCAGCAGGTGCGCGTGGCCCAGGTGTTCGGCAAGGTCGAGCCCGTGTCCTCCACCTTTCCCTCGCACCCGGACGATCCCCATGTCGAGCTGCTGATCAGCCAGGGCACGCGCACCGGCACCGACATCTGGCATGCCGACCTGACCTGGCAGGCCCAGCCGCCCGCAGGCGCCTGCCTCTATGCGGTGGACGTGCCGCCCACGGGCGGCGACACCATGTGGGCCAGCATGACCACGGCCTTTGCTTCGCTGGCGCCCGAGCTGCAGGCCTATCTGCGCAAGCTGCGCGCCACCCACAACTGGGAGGCGCCGGCCCTGAGGCAAAGCCTGATGCGCCGCGATCCCTCGGGCGAGGCCTATCGGGCCACGCGCCTCAAGCATCCGCCGCTGGAGCAGCCCGTGGTCCTGGTGCACCCGGTCACCGGCCTGCCCGTGGCCTTTGTGAACTCGCTCTACACCACGCACATCGAGGGCGTCACCAGCGACGAGAGCGCGGCGCTGATCGCCATGCTCAGCGGCCTGGCCAAGGTGCCTGAATGGCAGGTGCGCTTTCGCTGGCGCAAGGGCTCGGTGGCCATCTGGGACAACCTGGCCACCCAGCATTACGCGGTCAACGACTACCACCCCGCAGCGCGGCGCATGCACCGCGTGGCGATACGCCAGGCGTGA
- a CDS encoding SDR family oxidoreductase, whose amino-acid sequence MRVQGKSIIVTGAGSGIGAGIATRLAAEGARIIVNDIDCAAGTRMARSITEQGGQARFEEADMTRSDQVRALVAATLRAHGRLDVFVNNAGWTHRNRPMLEVSEEEFDRVYAVNVKSIYLSALHGVPAMRANPPLAGGLPAGGSFINIASTAGLRPRPGLTWYNGSKGAVITTSKSMAAELGPENIRVNCINPVFNPDTGLAAEFAGGPVDGARRARFLATIPLGRFSTAMDVANAALYLASDEAAFVSGTCIEVDGARCV is encoded by the coding sequence ATGCGCGTTCAGGGCAAATCCATCATCGTCACGGGTGCCGGCAGCGGGATAGGCGCGGGCATCGCCACGCGGCTGGCCGCCGAGGGGGCGCGCATCATCGTCAATGACATCGATTGCGCCGCAGGCACGCGGATGGCACGCTCCATCACCGAGCAAGGCGGGCAGGCGCGGTTCGAGGAGGCCGACATGACCCGCAGCGACCAGGTCCGGGCCCTGGTCGCTGCCACGCTGAGGGCGCACGGCCGGCTGGACGTCTTCGTCAACAACGCAGGCTGGACCCACCGCAACCGGCCCATGCTCGAAGTGAGCGAGGAGGAGTTCGACAGGGTCTACGCCGTCAATGTCAAAAGCATCTACCTCTCGGCCTTGCACGGCGTGCCGGCCATGCGCGCCAATCCGCCGCTGGCCGGCGGCCTGCCGGCAGGCGGCAGCTTCATCAACATCGCCTCCACGGCCGGCCTGCGGCCACGCCCGGGCCTGACCTGGTACAACGGCTCCAAGGGGGCCGTCATCACCACCAGCAAATCCATGGCGGCCGAGCTGGGTCCGGAGAACATCCGCGTCAACTGCATCAACCCCGTGTTCAACCCCGACACCGGCCTGGCCGCCGAGTTCGCGGGAGGCCCGGTGGACGGTGCACGCCGCGCACGCTTTCTCGCAACGATACCGCTGGGCCGCTTCTCCACGGCGATGGATGTGGCGAACGCGGCGCTGTACCTGGCCAGCGACGAGGCCGCCTTCGTCAGTGGAACCTGCATCGAGGTGGACGGGGCACGCTGCGTCTAG
- a CDS encoding thioredoxin family protein codes for MPFQSKHLTDAPDRSTVDTLPGATLLEFGTAWCGHCQRAQPLIAQALDAAPQVAHIKVEDGPGRALGRSYRVKLWPTLVFLRDGQEVQRLVRPQQAREIEDALARITAQP; via the coding sequence ATGCCCTTCCAGTCCAAGCACCTGACCGACGCCCCCGATCGCAGCACCGTCGATACGCTGCCCGGCGCTACCTTGCTGGAGTTCGGCACCGCCTGGTGCGGCCACTGCCAGCGCGCGCAACCGCTGATTGCCCAGGCGCTGGATGCCGCCCCGCAGGTGGCCCACATCAAGGTGGAAGACGGCCCCGGCAGGGCCCTGGGACGCAGCTACCGCGTCAAGCTCTGGCCCACCCTGGTTTTTCTGCGTGACGGGCAGGAGGTGCAAAGGCTGGTGCGGCCCCAGCAGGCCCGCGAGATCGAGGACGCGCTGGCCCGCATCACCGCCCAGCCCTGA
- a CDS encoding porin yields MKYKAIAALAMLGSTGAVLAQSSVTLYGSMDLTMPWISDVRGSRLTRMDSAISQPDLWGLRGSEDLGGGLKASFQLENGFLTDIGSPISPTSYFNRASWVGLDSASLGTLRLGRQVDFTAGTLSQWGNGYQLYNFYLYHPGNLDGLSSQFPVDNSVVYLTPRMGGMQFGAQYGFGEVPGRSQANRTYSVMGSYSSAKLNLAVAYTDARGRAFDIAGRTGLANALGQDLVAGRPLVLDTFQVLGIGGGYQLDALPVRLNALLTRSTLKYGAASSHMSALDLGLAWQTSQAVTINTGYSFSRFEQTKWNQVHLGARYAFSKRTQLHASVTHQRASEGVAAMNSVGVASGRTQTVIAAGIHHSF; encoded by the coding sequence ATGAAATACAAAGCAATTGCTGCATTGGCGATGCTGGGCAGCACGGGAGCGGTGCTGGCCCAGAGTTCGGTGACGCTGTATGGCAGCATGGACCTGACCATGCCCTGGATCAGCGATGTGCGAGGGAGCCGGCTCACGCGCATGGATTCGGCCATCTCCCAGCCTGACCTTTGGGGCCTGCGCGGCTCCGAGGACCTGGGGGGCGGCCTGAAGGCCTCGTTCCAACTGGAAAATGGATTCCTCACGGACATCGGCTCGCCGATCTCGCCTACCAGCTACTTCAACCGGGCTTCCTGGGTGGGCCTGGACAGTGCTTCGCTGGGCACGCTGCGGCTGGGGCGCCAGGTCGATTTCACGGCCGGCACGCTGAGCCAGTGGGGCAACGGCTACCAGCTCTACAACTTCTATCTGTACCACCCGGGCAACCTGGACGGCCTGTCCAGCCAGTTCCCCGTGGACAACTCCGTGGTCTACCTGACGCCGCGCATGGGCGGGATGCAGTTCGGCGCGCAGTATGGATTTGGCGAGGTGCCGGGCCGCTCGCAGGCCAACCGTACCTACAGCGTCATGGGCAGCTATTCCAGTGCCAAGCTCAATCTGGCCGTGGCCTACACCGATGCGCGTGGCCGTGCCTTCGATATCGCCGGGCGCACGGGCCTGGCGAACGCGCTGGGCCAGGACCTGGTGGCGGGCCGGCCGCTGGTGCTCGATACCTTCCAGGTGCTGGGCATCGGCGGCGGCTACCAGCTCGATGCGCTTCCGGTCCGCCTCAACGCGCTGCTCACGCGCTCCACGCTCAAGTACGGCGCAGCCTCCAGCCACATGAGCGCGCTCGACCTGGGCCTTGCCTGGCAGACCAGCCAGGCGGTGACTATCAACACCGGCTACTCCTTCAGCCGTTTCGAGCAGACGAAGTGGAACCAGGTCCACCTGGGCGCGCGCTACGCCTTCTCCAAGCGCACGCAGCTGCATGCCTCGGTCACGCACCAGCGCGCCTCCGAGGGCGTGGCGGCGATGAATTCCGTGGGCGTTGCCAGCGGGCGCACGCAGACCGTGATTGCGGCAGGCATACACCACTCGTTCTGA
- the mobA gene encoding molybdenum cofactor guanylyltransferase MobA, translated as MPISSLPDTLPMSDITGCVLAGGRGMRMGGIDKGLQPFLGQPLVAHALSRLAPQVGHLMLNANRHAEAYAQLGAPYGAPVWPDAEPDYPGPLAGFLSGLTHCPTPWLVCVPCDTPLFPQDLVQRLAQAALAQQPGADLVVAHGWERSPDTDQSRLRAQPVFCLMRSSLRDSLQSFIRSGGRKIDAWTGRHRCATALFDRADDSPLAFANANTQQELQALAQAAACVPVTPP; from the coding sequence ATGCCCATTTCCTCCCTGCCCGACACCCTGCCCATGAGCGACATCACGGGCTGCGTGCTGGCAGGCGGGCGCGGCATGCGCATGGGCGGCATCGACAAGGGCCTGCAGCCCTTTCTGGGCCAGCCGCTGGTGGCCCACGCGCTCAGCCGCCTTGCGCCCCAGGTCGGGCATCTGATGCTCAACGCCAATCGCCATGCCGAGGCCTATGCGCAACTGGGCGCACCCTATGGCGCCCCGGTCTGGCCCGATGCCGAACCCGACTACCCCGGCCCGCTGGCCGGCTTCCTGAGCGGCCTCACCCATTGCCCGACACCCTGGCTGGTCTGCGTTCCCTGCGACACGCCGCTGTTCCCCCAGGACCTTGTGCAGCGGCTCGCGCAGGCTGCGCTGGCGCAGCAGCCTGGGGCCGACCTCGTCGTCGCCCATGGCTGGGAACGCTCGCCTGATACAGATCAATCCAGGCTGCGGGCCCAGCCCGTGTTCTGCCTGATGCGGTCATCGCTGCGTGATAGCCTGCAGTCCTTCATACGTTCGGGCGGCCGCAAGATCGATGCCTGGACGGGCCGGCACCGCTGCGCCACCGCCCTGTTCGATCGCGCGGACGACAGCCCGCTGGCCTTTGCCAACGCCAACACGCAGCAGGAGCTGCAGGCCCTGGCGCAGGCCGCGGCCTGTGTGCCCGTGACGCCGCCGTGA
- a CDS encoding (2Fe-2S)-binding protein, with translation MKFTLNSRRVAFDGDGQTPLLWVLRDHFKLPGTKFGCGISMCGACTVHVDGEPVRSCVLPVSTVGGKAVTTIEGLSSNRSHPIQKAWMDKDVPQCGYCQSGMVMAAAALLKTHPQPTDAQIDEAMTNLCRCATYHRIREAIHAAASKQ, from the coding sequence ATGAAATTCACCCTCAATTCCCGAAGAGTGGCCTTTGACGGCGACGGGCAGACCCCGTTGCTGTGGGTGCTGCGCGACCACTTCAAGCTGCCGGGCACCAAGTTCGGCTGCGGCATCAGCATGTGCGGGGCCTGCACGGTGCATGTCGATGGCGAGCCGGTGCGCTCCTGCGTGCTGCCCGTCTCGACGGTGGGCGGCAAGGCGGTCACGACCATCGAAGGACTGTCCAGCAATCGTTCCCACCCCATCCAGAAGGCCTGGATGGACAAGGACGTGCCGCAGTGCGGCTACTGCCAGTCCGGCATGGTCATGGCCGCTGCCGCGCTGCTCAAGACCCATCCACAGCCCACCGATGCGCAGATCGACGAGGCCATGACCAATCTGTGCCGCTGCGCCACCTACCATCGCATCCGGGAGGCCATCCATGCCGCAGCGTCCAAGCAATGA
- the moaA gene encoding GTP 3',8-cyclase MoaA: protein MAERVIPLVDERAPTRPATVPSLLQAPTGDLRDRLGRPLRDLRISVTDRCNFRCSYCMPKEVFDKHYRYLPHGSLLSFEEITRTARLFVQHGVRKIRLTGGEPLLRKNMETLVEQLATLRTPDGQPLDLTLTTNGSLLARKARALKAAGLNRVTVSLDGLDDAVFRSMNDVDFPVSDVLAGIEAAQAAGLGNIKVNMVVKRGTNEDQILPMARHFQGTGVTLRFIEYMDVGATNGWRMNEVLPSDEVIARLRAELPLVPLQASSLGETAVRWGYADAQGLHDPSLGEVGVISSVTHAFCGDCNRARLSTEGRLYLCLFASEGWDLRSLLRSGASDEEVAAALAPIWQQRTDRYSELRASLPSSTDTQRRRIEMSYIGG, encoded by the coding sequence ATGGCAGAACGAGTGATCCCCCTGGTCGACGAGCGCGCCCCCACACGCCCGGCCACCGTGCCAAGCCTGCTGCAGGCGCCCACCGGCGATCTGCGCGACCGGCTTGGCCGGCCTTTGCGCGACCTGCGCATCAGCGTCACCGACCGCTGCAACTTCCGCTGCAGCTACTGCATGCCCAAGGAAGTCTTCGACAAGCACTACCGCTACCTGCCGCACGGCTCGCTGCTGAGCTTCGAGGAGATCACACGCACGGCACGCCTGTTCGTGCAGCATGGCGTGCGCAAGATCCGGCTGACGGGCGGTGAGCCCCTGCTGCGCAAGAACATGGAGACACTGGTGGAACAGCTGGCCACCCTGCGCACGCCCGACGGCCAGCCGCTGGACCTGACGCTGACCACCAATGGCTCGCTGCTGGCGCGCAAGGCCCGTGCGCTCAAGGCGGCAGGTCTGAACCGCGTCACCGTCAGCCTGGACGGGCTGGACGACGCGGTGTTCCGCAGCATGAACGACGTGGACTTTCCGGTCTCCGACGTGCTGGCCGGCATCGAGGCGGCCCAGGCGGCAGGCCTGGGCAACATCAAGGTCAACATGGTGGTCAAGCGCGGCACCAACGAGGACCAGATCCTGCCCATGGCGCGCCACTTCCAGGGCACGGGCGTGACCTTGCGCTTCATCGAGTACATGGACGTGGGCGCGACCAACGGCTGGCGCATGAACGAGGTCCTGCCCTCCGACGAAGTCATCGCCCGGCTGCGTGCCGAACTGCCCCTGGTGCCGCTGCAGGCCAGCAGCCTGGGCGAGACCGCCGTGCGCTGGGGATATGCCGATGCGCAGGGCCTGCACGATCCCTCGCTGGGCGAGGTCGGTGTGATCAGCAGCGTCACCCACGCCTTTTGCGGCGACTGCAACCGTGCGCGCCTGTCCACCGAGGGCCGGCTGTACCTGTGCCTGTTCGCCTCCGAAGGCTGGGATCTGCGCAGCCTGCTGCGCAGCGGCGCCAGCGACGAGGAAGTGGCAGCCGCGCTGGCCCCCATCTGGCAGCAGCGCACCGACCGCTATTCCGAACTGCGCGCCAGCCTGCCGTCCAGCACGGACACGCAGCGCAGGCGCATAGAGATGAGCTACATCGGCGGCTGA